Part of the Candidatus Methanoperedens sp. genome is shown below.
CCCTGGGTTCCTTTGGATATATAGATATCCTGACGCGAGCCTGTGATGGGGTCGCGTTTAACCTGGGCTGAAGCAAACGGCACTCCTATGCCATATGCGTACATAATACCGCATGCAATCCCCACACTTGCCATCATTATCATGGAACCCATTGCTCCGGCAGCCAGTACCAGAGCAACCGATGCACCGGGTTCATTGGTATACAGGTGACTTGCTGTTAACAGGCCCACAAGACCTGAACCTGCTGCCAGTTCCACCGTCCCTGTACCGATTCCTGTAGCCTGAGCCATTGCAGCCGGTGCACCGCCCACAGGAATGAAGTGGACAGCAATACAGATGAGAGTACCGCTGATGGCTATCAGGAGAATGTTTGTAAGTGTTACCGGGTCGATTAATGAAACCATTATGCTCTTGCCTCCTTCTCAATTTTCTCTTCTTTATAAGGGCCGTATTGATTTTTCATCTGGACTTCCAGCAGCCTGTTCAGGATGACCATCACAACCACGATGATAAAGCCTGCAATTATCGTTTTCCATACATATCCAAAAATTATTACAGGCCAGAGCGTGAGAAACACGGTGAGACCAAAACCAATACCGGTTGCAGGTCCTCCGAATTTTGCGCAGAACCAGACATTATCTATACTGTTCCTGAGCCCTGACTCTCCTTTCCTCACGATGCGCCCCGAAAGCGCTGTATTCAGCCCGACGCCGAACTCACGGTTCTGGTACTGTCGCTCTCCACCATAATGCACATCACCGACTGCTGAACCAATGCATCCTACCGTTATTCCCCAAATTAGTGCCAGGAACGGAATCGGGAACGGGAATCCAAGCAGCGTAAACTGGAGATATGCTATCGCCACAATGCAGAAATTAGCAATAAAATTATGCGAGATAATAGACGGCGTCGTATACCTCAGCATGTCCATGTAGAGGGGCTGCTTGAACCTGCTCTGGCTCGCTATCCTGCCTGCATGTGCGGTTGTTGAAAAAATGCCGTAAATGATTGCTGCGACAAAAGCGCCTATTATTATCGTTGTCAGTGGATAAAACTTAGCATTTAAAAGTACCACTGTTACAACGCCGCTGGTCACTCCTGAAAAACCGTAGCTTACAGGCTCGCCTGAAATTGCCTTATTATATATTCGATGCAAAAAACCCATTTGAGGAGCTAATTGTACCTGGGAGTTTGCATTGCTCTGGGAACCTACATCAGTTTCCAAATCCTCCATGCAACCCGCAATAGCAGCAAGCGCTCCCATAAGTGCCAATACAGCCATGCCCATGGTTATGTCTAAGACCATTTATTTTTCCTCCTATAACTGAAAATCACCATTAAAACTATCTGGCTAGTTTTAACGGACTACCTTATTATACGTTATAAATCTTTCGAATTGTCGTGCTTGTTTTTATAAAGTGATTTTTTTTATTTTTGCCCTCACAATAAGAACAGGTCTCTTTGTATTCTTAACCACATCAAAAGCCGTATCTCCCAACAATAATTCTTTGAACCAACCTTTGCCATGAGAGCTCATCGCTATCAACGATGCGTCTTCATCCTCGGCTACCGAGCAAATCTCCTCTGCCGGGCTCCCCACACGGACATGCGCCTTTACCTTAAAGCCCGCACTGCTAAGTTCATCATCGAGGTCATCAAGCTTCTTCTTTGCTTCCTGAACATTAGCTTCTATTTCCTCCTCAGTTTCACCTCTGGTGACCACATGCACCAGTTCTATCTCTTCTATACTATCCAATTTTCTTAATAATGATAGTGCCTTCTCAGCAGGCTCAGAAAAATCAGTGGGATAAACCACTTTTGAGAAAATCTTATCGCAGAACTTTTGAAGTTTTTCTCCCTCAAGGCTCTCTACTAATTTATAACGCATGAGAAGGACATCTGTCTTTGCATGGCGCAGTATATCAAGTGCGACACTTCCAAGAAGTAGACCCTTGATGAGGCTTTTCCCATGGGCATTCATAACGACTAAAGAAACTTTTTCCTCAGCTACAGTTTCTAGAATGGAATGTGAAACACCACCTTCTGTTATCACCTCTACCTTTGTTTTGACTTTTAACCCGATACTTTCAAGATGTTCTTTATGCTCCTCTAAATGAATCCTGGCATCCTCGATATGCTGTCCGTGAAGCCAGCCATGCTTTGAAGGATGCGTTGCATCAACAACATGCAAAACCACCACTTCTTTTACCCCAGGAATCTCACCAATGCATTCAAGGGTTTTCTGCGCATACTCTGAAAGATCTGTCGCAAATAACACCTTTTCAAACATAATATCCTCCTATATTTTTTTAAAATACTTCAATTTAGTGATTTTGGCTCCTGAATAAAGTTAAATTTTCAGTGCAAACAGAATGATAAAGTACGCAACCATTATCCCTCCTCCGAGCGGGACGCCCAGCTTCGCCCATTCCTTGCTGGTTATACGCAGCTTGTTCGCTGCGATGATATTCGGAATGTTTCCAGGAATTAACATCCCGCCTGCAATCAGCAATCCCATAAGTGCGCTGTTAAGTTGTAATGTCGACATGCTTTTGGTAATCTCAGCTGAAGCAAGTGTGGCATTATCCAGTATGGCAGAGACGGTGTTTACCCAGTACAACATCTGGGGCACCAGGAATTTAATGTACCACTCGGTAATCGGTATAAAGCCGATTCCCAGAAAGACGAGAGCCATAACGAAAATATATACTTTGAATGCCCGAATCCCGACATCTTTTAATGTTTCTTTTTCATCCTCAGGCGCTAGAACCTCTGCTTTTTGCTTTTTTCCAGCAAAAAACATGCTGATAATTCCAAGAGCAATTACGCCGGGAATTATGTATTTCCCGATTCGATAGAACAGATACCAGAAATCCTCCTGTAATTTGGTTTTTATTACAATCGTGGCTAAAGGCTCACCCACCGGCGTCAGCGCTGCGCCCAGACCGATAGCAAAACAGGCAATTATTACAAGGTTTATCTTGGCTTTGCGGTTTAATTTTAAGGCGGTGATAATTTCTACGAGGAGCAGGGCGGCTATTATGGCAGTTATGATGCTCGATAATAATCCCAATACAATAACTACCAGAAAGACAAATACCTTTAACGGGACTTTATTGAGTATCGAATCCGTAAAGACCTTAAGTTTGTCGCGACCATAATGAAAAAGCAGCCCTGCTAATAAAACAGCCAGGGTGATTTCAATTGGATCAACGATTGCTTTTTCGACCAGTCTAAAATTCCAGTTTGGTAGGATTTCACCCGGGTCGTTTGATGATACGCGTAATAATACAGTATCGAGTGTAACGGCGAAGATACCCATGGAAAAAAGAAAAGCTTCGAGATTGTGTTCAATTTTCTTGACCAAAAATGGTCCCAGCAACACCATCAGGAATATGACAAACAAACCTGCTGCGAGTATTATGTCAGGCGTCTCTGGCAATTTCAAATAAGTCCCTCCTTTATTTTTATCCAAGCGGTCTGGGCTGCTTATGCTCGGGCAGCACAGGCAAATGCGCCGTGCTTATGAGAATGGGCGAATCAACTTCCTTTGCCCGCTCTAAAAGAAGCTCTTTTCCTTTCTGCGTTATGGCAAACATGGGAACTGATGTGCCTGCCTGAAGGATTGGTTTTACTACATCTCGCACAATCCTTGAAGCGCATCCTGTGATTATATCCATTTTTCCAAGAAACTCAGCCTCCTTGCACCCTATTCCTGTGAGGTGCGCCCCTATCAGGATTAAATTGACATTATATTCTTTTTCTATCTCGCGAAGTTCCCCGGCTTCCCCAACCACGGTTACGCTGACTGCTATATTCTTATACCCGAGTTCGCATGCCGCTCTGGCACCTGCAACCTGGTCAATCCTTGCGCTTTCCTTATCAAGAACAATGCCTCCCCGTGATTCTATGCCGTCGATTACTTCCTGTATCGGCTCTGTTTCAATAAGCCCCGACATCAAAGCCCCCATGCCCTGCACCAGTTCAGGATTGCGTGTAATAACCGTGCCTGCGCCGTCGCATACCGTGACCGTGGAATCAATCATACCGTGCCTAAGAGCGGTCATCATAATCTCGCTTGCCCCAAAATTAACAAAAACCCCGTAGTCAAACCTTCTTTCCGGGGTGAACATGCCAAGCTCGCGGATCCTGTATTCCATATTCTTTTTTGCCTCTTCTGCCGTGAGCTTTGAGACATTGGCAACTTTGTCGAACACTGGGCACCAGTCTGCAACCGGCTCCCCGACTTCAATCACTTTCCCGTCTTTCACAACCACGCGGGTTTTCCCGAAGAGTTCCATCACGTGCGGCATTTCAATCACCCACGAACTTATAAAGTTCAAGCAGTTCAGTGGCTTTTACTGTTGAGAGCCTCATGCCCACCACGTCGATGAGGGCATCAACATGCTCTTTTCTAACGCAGTGAAGGCTCTCCATCCCTTCGAAAATAAGGTTGGCAATATAGTTCAATTCATCATCTGACAGTTTCATGAGCCTTTCTCTAAAGTCTTGTGGCGACGCGCTGACATGCTGACTCACAGGTGGTAACACAGACCTGAATTCCCATCCTGCGTGCGCGCACGTCGGGTCAACAAGCTCTGGCGCAAGCTTTCTTAGAAGCATTAAGTCCCTGGAACTGAGCTTTCGTGCCATTGTATCAGGTTATGCCTGCATGCTTATAAAAGCTTTATTTCATCGGGCATTTATTAGACCATATATGAATATAGCCCTTATCGTGCCTACACCCGTTGAGTCTAGGGAACTGAGGCGCGAAATCAAGCCGATGCCGCATGATGAATTAAAAATTATTTCTGATGGAGAATTGCACGGGAAATCCATTACCTTTACCCACTGCGGTGTAGGCAAAGTCAATGCCGCCCACTCCGCAACCCTGATGCTGGAGAATTATGATATAGATTTAATGATACTGTTTGGTATCGCAGGCGTGTATAGCGCCAAAGGCGCTAAACCAGGCGATGTTGCTGTTGCCGGGAGCGAGAACTACGCCGAGGAGGGGGTATTAACAAAGGAGGGGTGGAAACCAATGGAGGTCATAAGCCCGCTTTTGAAAAATCAAAAGGAATATTTCAATACCTTTCCGGTCGACCCGAAGCTTTCCGGGCTCGCACTAAAAGTATCATCCGACCTGGGTTTTAAAGTAACCTCAGGCAATTTTGTAACAGTTTCCCAGGTCTCTGGAACCAGTGAGAGCGGGGAAATCCTGAAGAAGCGCTTCAACGGCGTATGCGAGAACATGGAAGGTGCTGCCGTGGCTCATATCTGTACGCTGTATGGAGTACCGATGGTTGAGATTCGAGGCATAAGCAATATAGTTGAAGACAGGGATATTAAAAAATGGAACATACCGCTTGCTGCCTCGCATGCAAATAAGGTAGTGAGCCAACTCGTTAAAAATTTATGACAAAACTTTCCCTGGGCTATTCACCATGCCCCAACGACACATTTATCTTCTATGCTTTAGCCCATAAAAAGCTCAGAATGGATGTGGAATTCTCTGAAATATTGAGGGATGTGGAGGGATTGAATAAACTGGCTTTGAACAGGGAACTGGATGTCACCAAAGCCTCCTTTTATGCCTTTGGTTTTTTGAGAGAGAATTACTGCCTTCTTCATAGCGGCAGCGCGCTTGGGCGGGGATGCGGGCCTCTTGTAGTCGCTAAAAACCCCATGAGGATTTCCGAGCTTGCCAGTTCAAGGATAGCAATTCCTGGAAAGATGACCACAGCCTATCTCCTTCTGCAGCTCTTTGCACCAGGGATAAAAAAGATAGTTGAGATGCCTTTTGAGCGCATCATGAACGCGGTCAGCCTGGGAACTGTGGATGCTGGATTGATCATCCACGAAGGCAGATTTACGTATCCAAAATATAATCTTGTGGAGCTCCTTGACCTGGGAGAGTGGTGGGAGGAGGAAACTGGCTTGCCGATACCTCTTGGCGGGATTCTTGCAAAGAGGGAATTGGGCGCGGACACGATAAAAAAAATAGATGCTCTCGTTAAAAAGAGTGTTGAATATGCGTTTCAAAATCCTGCGCTAACACGAGAGTATATCAAGAGCAATGCACAGGAGCTGGATGACGATGTAATAGAGCAGCACATCCGGCTTTATGTGAACGATTATACACTGGAGATTGGTGATGGTATTATCGCCATCGAAAAACTCTTGAAAACTGCAGAAGAGTTACATTTGATTCCGCATTCTGATAAACCTGTTTTCATTGCTTAAAAGAAGCTCTTTATCATCTCGTCCCTTGACTTTTTGTTATTACTGCCATCGCTTATCTTGATTATTTTCTGGGCTTTCCTTTTCGCCGGAGGGCAGCCTGAACATTCATAGATGAAATGGATAAAACCTGTTTCCGGGTTCTCCACGGTTTTCTTATGTTCATATACCGTATTACATTCAGGGCATACGCCGACTTTAGGAACGATTTCATTGCAATGCCCGCACTTGCACACCACAACGTCTATGACTTCGTTCTTAGTGTTTATGGCAGATAATATGTACTCGTCGTTTTTCAATTCAGGAGGCATGTTATATTCAACTTAATAACCAAGGGTATATTAAATCTTGCGAGTTTATTACGGTAATTCCAAAATCATGCATAACAAAAGCTTTATTCGTTTTTAAGTTATACCATATAGCGAGGTGAAATGTTTGACCGAACATATTCCATCCAAAATTAATTATTTAGTTGCTCTTGAAAAAGCCTGCTTACAATGTGGCGATAAGCACCAACCGGATTGCCCCGTGGGGATGGCAAAAGCTCAAATCAAAAGCACTTGCGACGTATTAACTGAATTTTACAAACACAGATAAACCAAAACCTATTATATTCCCGAAGGCGTAAGAGCCTCCCGTGGCGAATATAGCAGTGCTTGCTTCGGGAAGAGGTTCAAACCTTCAGGCAATCATAGACAGTATTGGAAATGGCTATTTGAAAGCGAAAATCACGGTGGTAATCAGCGACATCGGCGACGCATATGCGCTGGAGCGCGCAAGAAGGCATGGAATAGAAGCTGTTTTTATTGATCCGGAAAAATTCCCGTCAAGGGAATTATACGAAAAAGAGGTTCTGAGGGTTTTAAGAAAACATGATGCTGAGCTGGTGCTGCTCGCCGGCTACATGAGAGTTGTTGGAAGGGCACTGCTCAAAGCCTATAAAAACCGCATGCTCAACATCCATCCAGCGCTCCTCCCTACCTTTCCCGGTCTTCATGCGCAGAAGCAGGCTTTTGACCATGGCGTGAAAGTTGCTGGTTGCACGGTTCATTTTGTGGACGATACGCTGGACAATGGACCCATAATCCTGCAAAGATGCGTGGAAGTGAAGGAGAACGATACGCCAGAGACGCTTGCGGACAGGATACTCGAACAGGAGCACAAGATTTATCCCGAAGCCGTGAAATTGTTTGTCGAAAACAGGCTGCGTATAGAAGGACGTAAAGTGAAAATCATACAATCATAAAAAAAAGGAATCATTATGCCATTAAGAACCACCGACCCTGAAATTTACGAAATAATCAGACACGAGACAGAAAGACAGAGAAATAAATTAAACCTGATAGCTTCGGAGAACTACGCAAGCCGTGCAGTGCTTGCGGCTCAGGGCTCGGTGATGACAAATAAATATGCTGAGGGTTATCCTGGAAAGAGGTATTACGGGGGATGTGAGTTTGTTGACGAGGCTGAGAAACTTGCTATCGAGAGAGCCAAAAAGCTTTTCAAGGCAGAACATGTCAACGTTCAGCCCCACTCAGGCTCGCAGGCGAACATGGCTGTATATCTGGCGATGCTCAAGTGCGGGGACACAATTATGAGCATGGATTTATCTCACGGCGGGCATCTTTCCCACGGCAGCCCAGTGAATTTTTCGGGAAAATTGTTCAATATCGTGCCTTACGGCGTTTCAAGGGAGACTAAAACCATAGACTACGACGCCCTTTCTGAGCTCGCTAAAAGGCATAAGCCGAAACTTATTATCTCTGGGGCAAGTGCATATCCGCGAGAACTTGATTTTAAGCGGTTTCGGGAAATTGCAGACGAGGCAGGAGCTTTTTTAATGGCTGATATAGCCCATATTGCAGGACTGGTGGTTGCGGGCATACACTCTGACCCTGTGCCGTATGCTGATTTTGTTACCTCAACCACGCACAAAACGCTCCGGGGTCCCCGTGGAGGTATGATAATGTGCAAATCAGAATATGCCAAGGAGATTGACAAGACCGTTTTCCCGGGCATACAGGGCGGTCCTCTTATGCATGTCATAGCGGCAAAAGCTGTAGCATTCAAAGAAGCGATGAACAGGGATTTTATTGATTACCAGAAGCAAATAGTGGCAAATGCTAAGAAGATTGCATCCGAACTTGCTTCTCTGGGGTTTGAAATGGTATCAGGCGGTACGGATAACCACCTGATGCTCGTTGACCTCACGCCTCTTGGTATCACAGGCAAGGATGCTGAGGCGAAGCTTGGCGAGGCTGGAATAATATTGAATAAGAACACCATACCTTTTGAGACAAAAAGTCCATTCATCACAAGCGGGATCCGCATAGGTACGCCCGCTGCTACAACACGGGGAATGAAAGAGAAGCAAATGATGGTTATTGCACATGCCATCGATGAGACGCTTCGGAACATGAATGATACAGAAACAGTAAATGAGGTAAAGAAAACAATTCTTGAGCTTTGCAGGCAATTCCCGATCCCGTACGATGAGGCTTATTGATGCAGCTTGAAGAGGTCACAGACCCCAGGATTATAGATGGCAGGAAAATAGCACAGGGTATAGAGGAAAAAGTCAAGAAAGAGGTTGGAAAATTCATTCAGGAGCGCGGCATTAAACCTGCTCTTGCCACCATACTCGTGGGGGAACATCCTCCCTCAAAACTGTACGTCAAGCTCAAGCACTGGGCATGCAAGCGCGTGGGCATTCTGTCGGAAGACCACAAGTTCCCTGAGAGCACAAAACAGGATGAGATAATAAAGCTGATTGAAATCCTGAACAGGCGACCTGAGATACACGGGATACTTGTGCAGCTTCCACTGCCAAAGCACATCGATGAACGGGAGGTGATGATGCGCATTGCGCCAGAAAAGGACGTTGACGGCTTCAATCCCATCAACATGGGAAAGATGCTTATCGGGTGCGAGGGTTTTGTGCCGTGCACGCCCAAGGGTATTGTGCTGGCGCTTTCTGAGTTCAATATAGACCCGCAGGGCAAGGAGGTGGTGGTGGTCGGGCACAGCAATGTGGTTGGAAAGCCTGTTGCGATAATGCTGCTCAACCGCAACGCCACAGTCAAGGTATGCCATGTGTTTACCAAAGACCTGAAAAGCCACACAAGAGAAGCTGATATTCTCATTGTTGCTACAGGCGTGCGCGGCTTGATTAAAGCCGACATGGTGAAGCAGGATGCTATCGTGTTCGATGTAGGCATAACGTGGCAGGATGAAAAGGTTTACGGGGATGTGGATTTTGATGATGTTCTTCCCAGGGTGAAATTAATCTCGCCTGTACCCGGGGGTGTAGGTCCCATGACGATAGCGATTCTTATGGAGCATACGCTTATGGCAGCGAAGATGCAGACCGCCTCAAAGTGAGGGCATGTATTTGCGCATGTTTATTCATGGGAATTAGTTTTATGAGTGGATAATGTGTATTTAGTGATGCAGCGAAAGGCTGCAAGGAGATAACGAACATGGCAGAAACCAAGAATTTTGTTTTAAGAAGCAAGGATGGAACTGAGAGCAGTGTTTTCACAGGACGCCAGGCGCGGCAGGCTGCCCTTAAGGCGGCTAACCGCGTCGGGGGAGCAAAAAATAACCCGGTCGAGATCAGGCTTCGCGAGAGGGGAACAAAAAAGGTGCATATATTCCGGGGCTGGAAGGAGATGGTGAACGCACCCAAGAACAAGCCAGCATGGATGCCCGATAAGATCAATAAGCCGTTTGTCAAAAAGGTTGGAATTGAAAAACTGGATTAAGTTAGAACCAGTTAATTCTTATTTTTTTAACCAAGTATTCCAATAAGTAAAAAGTAAAGAGCAATAATAATTAACGCTCTAATAAAAATTTTTAATTAAAATATTCTGTGTAAAAATATGTTTAATATCTTTTTGGTTTGTGATTCTGGTAGCATTCCCTGCAGTATACAGGCCTATTGCCTGAGGGTACAAAGGGTACTTCAGTTTCCTGACCACAGTCTGCACATGTTGCTTTATGCATTTCTCTTGGTGCACCGAAGCCTCTGCCTCCTCCGCGGAAGCCGCCTCTTCTTTCGTTATCCATTTATATTTCTTTCCTTTATTTTTTATAACCAATTAACCTAAAAAACAGCTTTAGAGGGAAACCCTAAAAGTTGCCAAAATAAGCCAACCGATTAAATACATCAATATTGTTTACAGCATATATACCTTTTGCTTAGCTGAACGCCCAATGCAATATTTGAAAGAAAAATATATTAGTCATGAGGTTATTATTAATTTGAGAATGAGAAGGTACTTGGCAGTTATAATAATTCTGCTCTCTGCAAATCTTGCAGCGAGCTTCGCCCCCGGCGATATAGAATGGGCTTCTGGCGTGTCTGGCACACTTAATAAGGGCGGCACGCTCGTCCACGGAGAGTATATGGTCAAGGCAGTGCAATTCCCCTCGCCAGTCCCTGGAATAAAGGACATACATGGAAATATAGTCCCAGAAACCGATGTTCCCCCGTCGGTTTTAATTGAGATCTATAAAAACGGGGTACTGCTCAATACGCAGATTCTGAGTCCGGGGAGCGAGCCTTATATCGACCCGGATTATGAGGTAAAAATAACAGCCGCAGGTTTCCCTGCAAGTAACGCGCAGCTTTGGGTATATGAGTACTACAGCCCCTGGGCAACCGTATCCATCCAGAAAAGGGGACTGCCTAAACTTGATGTTACTGTTACAACGGATAAAAGTTCATACACCTCTTACGATGACATGACAATTACTGCAACAGCTACGGTAACAAACAGCGGTGATGCAAGAGCTGAGAATGTTGATCTCAATCTTAATATCGGCGATTTGCACATCAGGGGAGGCGACATCAGCCAGCTTCACCAGCATTATTATACGATGGAAGCCGGGGCAAGTCAGAGTTTTTCTGTCATCCTTGAAGTTCCGCAACTCCTTAATCAAAAATCATACAACTTGAGTGCGGATGCAAAGGGTCTTGATGTCAAAGACCTCGAATACAATGCAACAAACACTTATTACATAACTGTTTCGCCCAAAGCTATGCAGGTTACTATAAGCAAGGCTGTGAAAGACCGTATCTATCTCAATGATCCTGTAAATGTAAGCATTTCTGTGGGCAACGATGGAATATATGAACTAAAAAATATCACCGTCACAGACAGCATGAATGAAAATTTTGAACTAAAATCCAACACCCCGCTGCGATGGGTCATCCCCAACCTCAAGCCTGGGGAGGAATGGTTGGGTACGACATATTCCATCCAAGCTCTTGGAACAAGCCTTAGCGGTTTTACCATCCCGGCTGCGAATGCAACGTTCAGGTTCAATAATATATCATACACCATCTACTCCACAACAACTACGGTAGTTGTCAACGGCCCAAAAATTGTATTGAACAAAACTGTGGACAAGACTGTCGTAAATATAAGCGAAGATGTAACCGTAAATGTGAGTATCAATAACGTAGGGAATATAGTAGCCACAAACGCTGCAGTGAACGATTCATTACCAGATGGAGTAAGCTTTGTGAACGGCACCATATCATTTTTAAA
Proteins encoded:
- the mtrD gene encoding tetrahydromethanopterin S-methyltransferase subunit D, with product MVSLIDPVTLTNILLIAISGTLICIAVHFIPVGGAPAAMAQATGIGTGTVELAAGSGLVGLLTASHLYTNEPGASVALVLAAGAMGSMIMMASVGIACGIMYAYGIGVPFASAQVKRDPITGSRQDIYISKGTQGHGVPTVCFVSGLIGAALGGIGGSLIYYVLYGIYHGALAAIIPDPETAKLSAAAVAGVFTMGVFYVNSVIPSYGVAGTIEGFHDPKFRRVLPKDAVSSFIVSLISGVVAVLIVGGMVA
- the mtrE gene encoding tetrahydromethanopterin S-methyltransferase subunit E, whose product is MVLDITMGMAVLALMGALAAIAGCMEDLETDVGSQSNANSQVQLAPQMGFLHRIYNKAISGEPVSYGFSGVTSGVVTVVLLNAKFYPLTTIIIGAFVAAIIYGIFSTTAHAGRIASQSRFKQPLYMDMLRYTTPSIISHNFIANFCIVAIAYLQFTLLGFPFPIPFLALIWGITVGCIGSAVGDVHYGGERQYQNREFGVGLNTALSGRIVRKGESGLRNSIDNVWFCAKFGGPATGIGFGLTVFLTLWPVIIFGYVWKTIIAGFIIVVVMVILNRLLEVQMKNQYGPYKEEKIEKEARA
- a CDS encoding universal stress protein, translating into MFEKVLFATDLSEYAQKTLECIGEIPGVKEVVVLHVVDATHPSKHGWLHGQHIEDARIHLEEHKEHLESIGLKVKTKVEVITEGGVSHSILETVAEEKVSLVVMNAHGKSLIKGLLLGSVALDILRHAKTDVLLMRYKLVESLEGEKLQKFCDKIFSKVVYPTDFSEPAEKALSLLRKLDSIEEIELVHVVTRGETEEEIEANVQEAKKKLDDLDDELSSAGFKVKAHVRVGSPAEEICSVAEDEDASLIAMSSHGKGWFKELLLGDTAFDVVKNTKRPVLIVRAKIKKITL
- a CDS encoding DUF1646 family protein: MPETPDIILAAGLFVIFLMVLLGPFLVKKIEHNLEAFLFSMGIFAVTLDTVLLRVSSNDPGEILPNWNFRLVEKAIVDPIEITLAVLLAGLLFHYGRDKLKVFTDSILNKVPLKVFVFLVVIVLGLLSSIITAIIAALLLVEIITALKLNRKAKINLVIIACFAIGLGAALTPVGEPLATIVIKTKLQEDFWYLFYRIGKYIIPGVIALGIISMFFAGKKQKAEVLAPEDEKETLKDVGIRAFKVYIFVMALVFLGIGFIPITEWYIKFLVPQMLYWVNTVSAILDNATLASAEITKSMSTLQLNSALMGLLIAGGMLIPGNIPNIIAANKLRITSKEWAKLGVPLGGGIMVAYFIILFALKI
- a CDS encoding DUF2099 family protein — protein: MPHVMELFGKTRVVVKDGKVIEVGEPVADWCPVFDKVANVSKLTAEEAKKNMEYRIRELGMFTPERRFDYGVFVNFGASEIMMTALRHGMIDSTVTVCDGAGTVITRNPELVQGMGALMSGLIETEPIQEVIDGIESRGGIVLDKESARIDQVAGARAACELGYKNIAVSVTVVGEAGELREIEKEYNVNLILIGAHLTGIGCKEAEFLGKMDIITGCASRIVRDVVKPILQAGTSVPMFAITQKGKELLLERAKEVDSPILISTAHLPVLPEHKQPRPLG
- the mqnB gene encoding futalosine hydrolase, with protein sequence MNIALIVPTPVESRELRREIKPMPHDELKIISDGELHGKSITFTHCGVGKVNAAHSATLMLENYDIDLMILFGIAGVYSAKGAKPGDVAVAGSENYAEEGVLTKEGWKPMEVISPLLKNQKEYFNTFPVDPKLSGLALKVSSDLGFKVTSGNFVTVSQVSGTSESGEILKKRFNGVCENMEGAAVAHICTLYGVPMVEIRGISNIVEDRDIKKWNIPLAASHANKVVSQLVKNL
- a CDS encoding 1,4-dihydroxy-6-naphthoate synthase is translated as MTKLSLGYSPCPNDTFIFYALAHKKLRMDVEFSEILRDVEGLNKLALNRELDVTKASFYAFGFLRENYCLLHSGSALGRGCGPLVVAKNPMRISELASSRIAIPGKMTTAYLLLQLFAPGIKKIVEMPFERIMNAVSLGTVDAGLIIHEGRFTYPKYNLVELLDLGEWWEEETGLPIPLGGILAKRELGADTIKKIDALVKKSVEYAFQNPALTREYIKSNAQELDDDVIEQHIRLYVNDYTLEIGDGIIAIEKLLKTAEELHLIPHSDKPVFIA
- the purN gene encoding phosphoribosylglycinamide formyltransferase, producing MANIAVLASGRGSNLQAIIDSIGNGYLKAKITVVISDIGDAYALERARRHGIEAVFIDPEKFPSRELYEKEVLRVLRKHDAELVLLAGYMRVVGRALLKAYKNRMLNIHPALLPTFPGLHAQKQAFDHGVKVAGCTVHFVDDTLDNGPIILQRCVEVKENDTPETLADRILEQEHKIYPEAVKLFVENRLRIEGRKVKIIQS
- a CDS encoding serine hydroxymethyltransferase, encoding MPLRTTDPEIYEIIRHETERQRNKLNLIASENYASRAVLAAQGSVMTNKYAEGYPGKRYYGGCEFVDEAEKLAIERAKKLFKAEHVNVQPHSGSQANMAVYLAMLKCGDTIMSMDLSHGGHLSHGSPVNFSGKLFNIVPYGVSRETKTIDYDALSELAKRHKPKLIISGASAYPRELDFKRFREIADEAGAFLMADIAHIAGLVVAGIHSDPVPYADFVTSTTHKTLRGPRGGMIMCKSEYAKEIDKTVFPGIQGGPLMHVIAAKAVAFKEAMNRDFIDYQKQIVANAKKIASELASLGFEMVSGGTDNHLMLVDLTPLGITGKDAEAKLGEAGIILNKNTIPFETKSPFITSGIRIGTPAATTRGMKEKQMMVIAHAIDETLRNMNDTETVNEVKKTILELCRQFPIPYDEAY
- a CDS encoding bifunctional methylenetetrahydrofolate dehydrogenase/methenyltetrahydrofolate cyclohydrolase (catalyzes the formation of 5,10-methenyltetrahydrofolate from 5,10-methylenetetrahydrofolate and subsequent formation of 10-formyltetrahydrofolate from 5,10-methenyltetrahydrofolate) translates to MQLEEVTDPRIIDGRKIAQGIEEKVKKEVGKFIQERGIKPALATILVGEHPPSKLYVKLKHWACKRVGILSEDHKFPESTKQDEIIKLIEILNRRPEIHGILVQLPLPKHIDEREVMMRIAPEKDVDGFNPINMGKMLIGCEGFVPCTPKGIVLALSEFNIDPQGKEVVVVGHSNVVGKPVAIMLLNRNATVKVCHVFTKDLKSHTREADILIVATGVRGLIKADMVKQDAIVFDVGITWQDEKVYGDVDFDDVLPRVKLISPVPGGVGPMTIAILMEHTLMAAKMQTASK
- a CDS encoding non-histone chromosomal MC1 family protein; translation: MAETKNFVLRSKDGTESSVFTGRQARQAALKAANRVGGAKNNPVEIRLRERGTKKVHIFRGWKEMVNAPKNKPAWMPDKINKPFVKKVGIEKLD